In Sphaerodactylus townsendi isolate TG3544 linkage group LG13, MPM_Stown_v2.3, whole genome shotgun sequence, one DNA window encodes the following:
- the LOC125442905 gene encoding uncharacterized protein LOC125442905: MRRRSGLQSAGSFLEPLSQLCLSPMSQTEPGQEAPSFLYRSFFAQECDAVVSQLSRAANERRPRCVSTVQDETLTPLESPSSFLESPDGGSSPRPVPEPASAGFGPPDRSAAGPFSEQSPSLAGASPGAGAQPIATSPGFDLVGASSRPEREKDSPPPSVANITYDCMSSGGSADATYLCTGSTSPGKKEMAVDAAPAHPGLEVCGQLLPIVTSTPLMVPPRSKDAPPTTEGPLNREGSAPDSWQKSPEDPLQEATFRVSFTSSHESLPAAARNGANQVPRVSGKIPLAKRSLALRARGAQGIGGLPRGTGVMKKILQSAGGYNFRNFLGPPEKSGSAIQSQPVVQKLLPDEITKADLTELPCNKKPPISIQPPSKLAGRSGVQGSLACLGLKPHSLSRDTSATRLPGPAGNKTTTKSIAAIQKRPPCGQKPIRQNY, translated from the exons ATGAGGCGACGGAGTGGGCTGCAGAGCGCCGGCTCTTTCCTGGAGCCGCTTTCCCAGTTGTGCTTAAGCCCCATGTCCCAGACAGAGCCCGGCCAGGAGGCGCCCAGCTTCCTCTACCGCAGCTTCTTCGCCCAGGAGTGCGACGCGGTCGTGTCCCAGCTGAGCAGGGCTGCGAATGAGAGGCGGCCGCGTTGCGTCTCGACCGTTCAGGATGAGACGCTGACCCCGCTGGAGTCTCCCAGCTCCTTCTTGGAGAGTCCCGACGGCGGTTCTTCACCTCGGCCTGTCCCCGAGCCCGCCTCTGCCGGCTTTGGCCCGCCTGATCGTTCCGCGGCAGGGCCGTTCAGTGAGCAGAGCCCGAGCCTGGCAGGGGCTTCTCCTGGCGCAGGAGCACAGCCAATCGCCACGTCCCCTGGCTTCGACCTGGTAGGGGCTTCGTCCAGGCCTGAACGGGAGAAGGACTCGCCACCGCCTAGCGTGGCCAACATCACGTATGACTGCATGAGCTCTGGTGGCTCTGCCGACGCCACGTACCTCTGCACCGGGTCCACTTCGCCGGGGAAGAAAGAGATGGCCGTAGACGCAGCGCCCGCCCATCCTGGCCTGGAGGTTTGTGGGCAGCTGCTGCCCATTGTCACGTCCACCCCCTTGATGGTGCCTCCCCGTTCAAAAGATGCACCCCCGACAACAGAAGGCCCCCTGAATAGGGAAGGCTCCGCGCCAGACTCCTGGCAAAAGTCTCCGGAAGATCCGCTGCAGGAGGCAACGTTCAGGGTCAGTTTTACATCCAGCCATGAGAGCCTTCCTGCAGCTGCCAGAAATGGGGCTAACCAGGTGCCTCGTGTTTCTGGTAAGATTCCCCTTGCCAAGAGAAGTCTGGCTCTTAGAGCTCGAGGGGCTCAAGGCATAGGAGGTCTTCCTAGAGGCACTGGTGTAATGAAGAAAATCCTGCAGTCAGCTGGTGGATACAACTTTCGGAACTTCCTTGGGCCACCAGAGAAATCAGGATCAGCCATACAGAGCCAGCCAGTGGTTCAG AAACTCCTGCCTGATGAGATAACAAAGGCAGATTTGACAGAACTGCCCTGCAATAAGAAGCCCCCGATTTCCATCCAGCCTCCCTCCAAACTTGCTGGTAGATCTGGAGTTCAAGGCTCCCTAGCATGTCTGGGTCTGAAGCCCCACAGTTTGTCAAGAGATACTTCAGCAACAAGGCTTCCAGGTCCTGCAG GCAACAAGACAACAACTAAGAGCATAGCTGCGATTCAAAAACGCCCTCCGTGCGGACAAAAACCAATTCGACAAAACTACTAA